The genome window ctcaaatgccaacctgcaatcattagaaaacacaaagggctgatccttttcaagaagtttacataaagggttagcaatcttggaaaaatcttttatgaatCGCCTATAGAACCCGGCGTGCCCAAAGAACTTCTCACTGCCTTGACCTAAGTGGGCGGTGGCAATTTCTCAATCAAATCAACCTTAGTATGGTCGACCTCAATTCCCTTACTGGACACTCGATTCCCCAAAACTATTCTTTCTTGTACTATAAAATAgcacttttcccaattcagcaccaaatttgtctccacacatattttgagcactcttcttaaattgtgaagacaatcttcgaatgaatcccccaccacggagaaatcatccataaatacCTCCATAATGTCTTCtaccatatcagtgaaaatggctaacatacaCCGCTGGAATGTAGCCGGcgcattgcaaagtccaaaagGCATTCTCCAAAAGGAAAATATGCCATACGGACAAGTGAATGATGTTTTCTCTCTGTCTTCAGGGGATATTGAGATCTGGTTGTACCccgaatatccatccaagaaaTAGAAGTGAGACCGCCCAACTAATAATATTTGGTCAATGAAAGGTAAAGGGAAATGGTCCTTCCGGGTGGCTGTGTTCAATTTCTAATAGTCCATGCAAATCTGCCACCCTGTGACTGTACAAGTCGAGATCAACTCGTTGTTCTCATTTTGTACGATCGTCATTCCTCCCTTTTTCGGCACACACTGAATAGGGCTGACCCAGTTGCTGTtagagatggggaagatgatacccgcatccagccacttgatcacttccttcttcaccacctctttcaTATTCGGGTTCAGCCATCGTTGATTCTCTCTGGGAGGTTTGCGCTCCTCTTGCAAGAGAATATTATGCATACAAAAGGTTGGGCTGATACCCTTTATGTCTGCCATGGTCCAACCAATGGCAGTCTTACATTTTTGTAACACTTGCAAGAGTTGCTCTACCTGCACAGCTAGCaaaccagatgatataataacaggAAAAGTAGAATTAGGCCCTAAGAAAACATACCTGAGGTGAGCTGGAAGCGGTTTCAggtccaactgtggtggctcctctattgatggtTTTGCAGGTGGTGTTGCTCTTCCTTCTAAGCGTAGGGGCTTGAACTGAGGTTCCCTTTTCTAGAACCCTTGACCCTCGAGATCCATGGCACACTCCGCCAATCCTTCACCATCCATatcttccaaattcatcaaacatgcTTCTAGCAGATCCCTGATATTAAGGGTCTCATCCTCCTCTTGCAGTATCACATCCACGACCTCCACTAGCTAGCAAATTTGCAAATTCGATGGGTCTCCTCATGGATTGTTGAATGTTGAATATTATGTCTTCATTGTTCAAcctcattttcaactctccaaTCTCACAATCAATCAATGCTCTCCCAGTGGCTAAGAACGACCTTCCCAGAATGATGGGTATCTCTTCATCCacttgacaatcaagaataacgaAATCTGCAGGGAATACAAACTTCCCCACTTGAACAAGCACATCATCAAGAATTCCTGTCGGCCTTTTGACTGTGCGATCAGCCAGTTGCAACATCATTAAGGTCGGTCTAGCTCTGCCAATGCCCGTTTTTGTATAGattgccaagggcatcaagtttatactGGCTTccaagtcacacaatgctttTGCAAAAGCATAACTACCAATGGTGCATAGGATAGTGAAACTACCTAGATCAGACACTTTTTGAGCCATAGGTCTTGTCACTACCGCACTGCAGGTCTGTGTCAGAGTTACAATGGACAGGTCCTGGAAGTCAAATTTTTGCGACATCagatccttcatcatttttgcatactctggcatttccctcaaagcatccatcagtggaatattcaattgaatttgtCGAAGCATTTCCATAAATTTTCTGTATTGATAATCTTTCTTTTGCTTTGCCAATCTCTGAGGGAATGGTGCAGGAATCAACCTCTGCCCACTTCTTGGtgtcttttctttgttggaagcttTTTCTACCACCTATTCTGAGAGTTGTTCACCTTCCTTCTCCTTACCATTGTCAACCTGTGCTTGTTCAATTACAACCTCGGTGAGATCTGCTGACTCATCTGCCTCTAATATAACTAGAGTAGTTGGCGTAGTCTCTCTCCTAGATTGAGAAACTTCTTGCTCTCTGTCTAAATCTCTTCCATTTCTGAGACTCACTGCCATTAGCTGATTTGGGTTCTATTCCTTTGGGTTAATATTTGTATCTGCAGGCAATGTTCCTTGTGGGCGATTGTTCAAGGCCCTAGACAGCTGTCCCAAttgagtttcaatgcctttgattgctgaatcatgtgctactaacttttcttgcatcttacCATTTTTCCCAATGAGTTATTGCAGCATGCCCCTGATTTCTATCATGTTGTTGTCCTGCtgttgatgaggtggttggtagGCCAACTATTGCTGGTGCTGCTGATTATAGCCCTGTTGCTTTTAATAAGGCATGACTTGGCCTTATGGTCGTGTGCTTCCTGGATTGGGGTTGTGTTGTTGCTGGTTTGGTCTGTACTGCTAGTTTGGTGTTGGTCCCCATTGCTGCCCACCTTGCATCTGACCTCCGAAATTGTTGACATAATTTATGTCCTCTCTGAAGCCCTGGTTgtcattctctccactccacgagcacaCATATGACTGGTTTATACAAGGAGTGCACAAGCCTCCATTTGTTGTATCAACAATGTGCACTTGCTTTGTACCCATCTCGTCAATTTGCTTTGTCAGTAAGCTCATCTGGGTCATGAGAATGGCTATGTTCTTTGCATTAGaattgtttgggtcaagagcaacagAATGCACTATTGGTGTAAGTGTCGTACCTCTAGTCATCCAGCCTGAATTTTAAGCCATCTTGTCGAGAAGAATCTTGCACTCTGTGAACGTTTTGCTAAAAAATGCACCCCTAGCTAAGCATCTACATTGACCTTCAAACTGTCTGCCAAACCTATGTAGAATCTCTGTCCcagcatctgatctggaatgccatggtaTAGATACTTCACTAGCATACCCTTACACCTCTCTCGGGTTTCTTGCAAGGTCTCAGTCGGTTTCTGCCTGAactgcaatatctcatcaatttgccttGCAGTATTGTTGGGTggataaaacttgtttaagaactgcttgactaattcttcccaagtagcaatggagtttattgggagcgaattgagccaagtttgagcctctccAGTCACTGAGAATGGGAACAGTAATAGCTTAATTGCTTCAGGAGTCACATTCGTATGTCTTTGAGTCACACAAAGTGATAGGAAGttcttcagatgttgttgtgggtcttcGATGTATGACCCGAAGAACAGTCCCTTATTCTGCAACAGGTGCAGCATGTTGTTGGTAATCTGGAATGTCTCCGCTTATATCTGAGGAACAGCAATGGCGGTGGCCAGGTTATCAACagttggttgtgcccaatcataaagAGCAGCTTccggcacaagaggtgccaccactCCATTGTTTGGTTCAACACGATCATTCCGATTGTTTACATTGACGTCGTCCGCGTTGTCCATTTCACTTTCGAGTTGGTATTTTTTGTTTTAAcagtttgttcttcttgttgccCGATTCAATGTCCTGAATGCTTTCTCGGGGTCTGAGAGTCCTTCAAAAAGTTCACCAAACCTCAAAGAGCTTCTAGGCATACACCTAAGTCACAGAAGAGttcaaacgtgagaatttcaatggaaaATTTTTAACACCGTAGGAAATTGatctaaactaagaatcctagcaaTTCTTCTAAGTTTTAACAAATAACaacgttagttccccggcaacggcgccaaaatttaataacgcccaactatgccttgtaaaaaggactaagcagtcgctgcaaatataatccggttcaaGTTCGGAGTCTAATCCCACAGGAAACTAACTTATTTACTATAACTTTTAACAATGCTAATAATAAGCTCAGACAATTTTCGGATGCAATATTTTTAATAGAGTATAAGTGAAATTTATTTATCTACTgaaaaatgacaacaaaattagcaataattaagaataaggttgaattcaaaggtaaaaaggatctagggctattgattttccCAATTGCCGGACTAATTTCTGATACGTTAGCTATAGTCTcgccgtaatactctatgaggattatgagttccgggctaccgtaattatctcttgatcaattatgataatttactagaagcattcgcTCGAACTACTCTaattaacaatttatgcaactcagaattatcccaccaaagcttcgttatctctaaccccgtttttaaattcaagtaattaatatCTTAACTTACCcgaaagtggtgttgttcaatgACAATCTAACCAAGTATTCTTTCTCAAGAAACACAAGGTAACTAaacacgattaatcaagggccctttcaattaatcacaacacaacacatagttgaacaatcataaaataagaacggctcaattatatctaaacatagtcaaaacttcatccaacaattggttccatcaaccctagatgatgggtttagctactcatactaatggataaaaattcactataacaattcataatcaacaatggaagtaagaagaagaagatgaaagcTCTTAGAAAATTCTCCGTGTTCTCTCCcttgttcttgcctccaaaatcttctaaaaatcaCACTTTTTCTCTTCTGGGCgaattaggcttcatataggtttagaTTAGTCGCCTTAGAAATTACTCCGTCCGCCCGTCCGCGGCCGCAGATTCGACCGCGGATCCGGCCGCGGATTTCAGCCAGTGTTCTGTCTCCAGTGCGCGGTCCAATTCGCGGTCGACTccacggccgcgcacctggaggggaCCTCCCCGtttgcttttctcgctccttttcgactGGGTTAACCTTCGATTGGCCTTCCACATTCCATATTGAATCCAAAACACTCTTTAGATTTCTCCTAGCTCGGAGTGGCTCCTGCAACACATAAAATTCTTAATTaaagcattttgttatcttttagcattcaaatatcaataaagtgcggctaatttaaaatataaatagtgtctaaattgcataaatatagctTACTATCACCTACTAAATCTCAAATTGCCGGACAGATTGAATGTGAAGATCAAAATGACGTAACTGAATGCAATATGTAGTAAAGTTTCGTCAAATGAAAATAATAGAAGCACACGATAAAGAAAAAAGAATGAGTCATGGTAAAATTTCCAGATCTACCCGTAGATACAATATAAATAAAGAACATTGAATAGACAAAATAAAcaaaggaagaaaaagaagaaaaatccaAACCTATATAAGAGAATGATAAGTACCTTTTTGCCAACTCTACTTTTTCGTGCTGCCTCTCTATTTTGAGCAAGTCCCCTTAGTATctgcaaataaaataaaatttaaaaattgtaatATATAAATAAGTAAAAGGAAGATAAACAAATATGTTTCCAGAACTGATAAACGAAATCTCACTTTTGGATATGGTATTTCTTGTGCATCTTGCTCTGAACTTGAAGTTGGACCCTTCCTGTTTCTTTCTCGCTGTCACCACATCGGGAGTAATGAGAACTTTTAAGGAGAAACTTCAAGAAGAAAGAAAAGCACTATAACTTGAAAGaataaacacaaaaattaaaatttcaattaaagataccATATCAGCTTTGAGtggtgtttaccctcaaaatcggataacaattgaatttgtaagtgattttaaggatacatggaCTAACTTAacacaaaacgataaattagattgcaattgaaataaataatgataaaataaatgcaaaccacatgaATTCAACAGTCTTAGCTTTGGAAGGTTAGTCACACTCGAGTCAAGTATGCTTCGATCGGTATCAGGACACAGAAGAACGAGagcataaagaaaaataataatgatatattgctttggaatgcatgttacaatgtgttcaatgaattatcagaccccctttatatagtagatgagtcctactctaggtacaattctataaaaggtaaaaatctcttgatttgctgattgccGGTTTCTtactgatacgtgccgagattcccgccgcaaCGTCTGTTCGGTAACGAATATTTCGGTCTTCCgttggttatgctaacaatgtttctccGAGTTCGTTCGGGGCTAAGGTCGACCTTGGGGTCTCGAACTCAATGTCTCGAAGGCAGGTGTTCTGAccccgggttctagcccggtgTGACTTGGGGCCGATCTTCAGTCTTGCATCGTCACATTCCGAGCCTGTCCTTTTATGTCGTAGGCGAATTCGAtctcgaccgtatacagatagtccccttatttttcggagagtatacgacgagaaacgacatgagctttcGATTCTTTCTTTGACACCACACGACAGAAGTAACAAAGCAGtcaaaacgtctcgtcagtcaagtaTTAATGGAATTAAATGTTTGTCAGTCACTGGTCGGCCACTCCCGGATGCGAACCGTcgtttgaaaaactataaataccccctcatttgcTTATTCAAACTTTACACTCAAACCTTCTGCCCTCGTACCTTAGCAATCTTAATATTTTCAGGCACTTATATTTCAGTTTTTTGAGATCTTTTTATAAGAAATTTTGTTTCGTCTTCATCCCAAACCATCAAGTGTACTCTTTTAACTTcctcttcttcctcattttcccTTCCTTTTCAAagaaatggcaaaaacttcaaaaatcgttCCCCAAAAAAAAACTTCTTCTACTTCGCGGCCGGACATCGAAGAGACCGTTTCGCGTATCGCTTTCGAGGAACCAGTACCGGAACCTCCTCTAAAAGTGTTCATCCCGGGGGGATGTCTGGTCAACGCTGATTTTAAGATCGAAAAGGCATCCTCCGTACCAGGCCGATGCGAGGATGCCTCGAGGTACATTTGCTCGATCACCGAGGATATTCTCTCCGAAGTCAAAAAGGATTGTAATTGGGTCGACAAACACGTGGTGGTTCCCGAACTTGACGAAGCCATCACCACCCACGTCaagggatttttaagtgtttacacgtaTACCTTCATGCTGGGCCCCTTAGACCAGGTTATCATCGACTTTTGCAAAAGATACGAGGTAACCATCGGTTAGATttacccttctttctggaggatcgtaatcctcctccatTTCTTTGTAAGCAAGGTAGAAGGGTGCCCTTTCACTATCGACCACCTTATGCGTTTATATAGTCCCCGACACTACCAgggggggactgatcaagctcacCCGTTGGGCCAGTAAAGCCCAATTTTCGAGTATCGATGAAGATCGGGACCTGGGTTGGCTAGGCCATTTCGTTCGACTGAGGACCTCATACTTGATCCTTGCCGAACATATGCCGTTCCCTGAAAAGTGAAACATGTCACGTAAGTGTAATTTTGCTTCCAAGATTTAATTTATCgtctttttcctttcttcttatcAGTGTTCTATAACGGTGCAGCTGTTGCTCAGATCCCGAATGTAGTTCCTCCACTCAAGGAGTGAGTCGAGGGCATCATATTACAAAGGCCTTATTCCGAGCATTCTTGGCGCGAGCATTCAAAGGgacgatgggaggcccgttcacACGGTGAGATCTCTTTCATGAGTGCTATTCGGTTTCCCTTTTGTATCACTAAGTCCTCACTTGTtttatttccttttgcaggtttgTCCTAGGATGTCAAAATGAGGCCCCCATCCTGTAGCGATGATTTCCTCACCGAGTCCCCTGCTCTGAGACAGGGTGAAGAGAAGAAAAGGATAAGGGCTCcgagttctccgagctcggagaagaagAAGCCAAGGAGAATGCTGGTCCGTAAATCTAAAGAAAGCACCAGTGCTCGAGCACTATCTTCGGATTCTCTCTATCGGCTGAGGGATAAAtccgaagaagaacaagaagaagactTCAATCTGGTGGCCCGGGTGTCGTCATGACTCGAAGGGCAAGGGGCATCCGAACCAGAGAGAGATGAGGCCGAACTTCCTCAAGTTAGGGAGGCTGACGAGGAAGTCATGGACAAAGCTTCTCGGGATGTGGGCGACACCCTAAAGTAAGTACACGGTGTGGTCGACATCACCGAGTCGCCTTCGTTCACTGAGTCCATGTTCAACGAGGCTCAGACGGTGAAGGAATGTCCTAATGAGGTGGTCCTCGGAGTGGACGACCCCATCCGCGgcttttttgatggcgtggactCTACCACCACGGAGGACGTCACTGggttgggtgacttagaggtgcTAAAGAAAAGTTCGTCTTCGGGAACAAGCGAGCCTTCTTCAAGCCCGAAGCTTGTCAACCGATTTCCAGCTCCGAGTGTGGATCCCGACCGGAAGTGGTCGATTATCATCTCCATTCCGGAGGATGCCCAGATTCTTtccgcccccgtaggggtggccagcTATCTTCGACGCTCGATGACCGAGGAGGACCAAGCTAAAATGAATGAGGTAGACGCGCcctgtgatggtaggctataattacgtgttTTAGTCACTTAATACActtcaatttactgcactttaatggCGTTTGAGcattaatcgctagtgttttgcactaattgtgtatttttgtCTTGTAGGAGGATTCCGAACTATGATTACAAAATGAATTTGAGCtatttgaagctttgaagtctgagtaaaatccaaaGGGATTAAGCCGAGattgcgttcgggggtcgagaaccacATCTGGATATCAAATAGTCAAGAAACATCTGAACTCTGAGAAAATAACACACCCGCGGCGTGTGGGGCGGCTCGTGGCGCGCCGTGCCTTTACATATTCTAGCTGCCTGACAGATTTTAATTCTCTGGACTTTCCCACAACCGCCCCGcctggcgcgtcgccccatgcggtgcgcctgTGCAATATTTACAGAGTTATTATCCCAGTTCGCATAGGAAAAGGTGTTTTCATTTGAGaacgaccctacttagtataaatacatgtaaaaatgttattttatggacttttgacacatcggagacctaagtaagccaaggaggaggtggagaagcaaaagctcaaggatttcatcattcaatcctcactcaagacacgggttcagattgttttatgttttcctttaacttaaacattgttatgatgaattactccatatccatggagtagttctcttgagggtttgatggattttgtgtcttgatacttgtttgtggataattaactctagttttatgtattaaatcgttttggatgttttaactattgcatctatgttcacttgttcgtgtaatcgagagaggcataacttgtgatattgttgcattatattttgttagttgaagtcattaattcttcttagcaATCATAAGAGgttagttgaattgttgattgaacttagttaggaggataatcgagagaggttctcctaaagaccaatccactacgaattcttgcatatcttcatgtgcttaaaattggttcaccttgtgaggttaagacttaatcgagagaggagtttctactaatccattgaactaataaccaagtgaattcgagagactcacttgaatattagaagtgaattatccaCAGTTAAATCCCAACCAATTGTCtttcacctatccaatcaaccctatcttctccaAATTGATAACTTCCTATGCTCAATACTTgcgttgattgtcattagtcgatagtttagactcttagttaattttagtttaaatCACATAACTCTCCATTGTTGATCATCCTGGATAGCAATATagatacaaactacgataatactgtttaactccaatccttgtggatacgatattataatttactatattcgactagcgagcatatttttgtgtgtgttttgcgctcgtcaaattttggcgttgttaccgaggattggcaatcaatagtgtttgaaataggttgtagtgctaattcaggaatttttctttttattttattttatttttccctttttacgtttggtgttctttgactatgcgcaggctacaggttagattggtgcatggcTCGATCTTCTGGTAAGGAATTGCAACCATACAAACCAGAAATCGATAAACAACtgcgacagttgaggaaggaaaCAAATCTCGTCGAGAAAGTAGTTAAGGTTAGGCAATCTTCAACCAAGGAAGACATggctggagatgatgataatgttgatttggctgcgaGAAAGGCAGCCCAACTTAGAGAGAAATCTGCAAGGGATGCTGAAGAAGCAACACTTAGAGATGCACAAATTATTTACGAGGAGGAGAGGGCTAGAAAAAGGGCTCAGAATCAGCCCGTGGGTGCAGACCAGTTCAGAAACATAGGTTCCAGCCaagggagaccacttggtgattatgctagaccgatcTACAACCAAGGCTTGTCAAGTGTGAGGCCACCTTCAGTTGCAGCGAACAAttttgaattgaagcaagggttgatTCAAACGCTTCAAAATAACTGCGTtttcagaggaaagatgaacggAGATCCAAAAaatcatctgatggacttcgaggagataatgaacacctttcaatacaatggtgtgtcacaagatgaaGTTTacctaagggcattccccttcacacttaaagatgatgcaaatcACTGACTTCGAAGCTTGCCCcagggatcgattagaacatgggaggagatgaccagaaaatttcttgctaaatatttctcctcagctaaaacgggcaagtttagaagagaaatccataacttcagTCAGAATgagactgaaactgtgtttgaagcttgggagatatttaaggagatagtgcaaaagtgtcaacatagcagaATTGAATTCTGGATGTAACTCcaagatttttgggatggattgacaccagcttcacgtagaacattgagcaacaccgctggaggtccgttgatgaagaagacaccagaggagatagtcactattctcGATGAATTGTCTGAAGATGCAAACCAGTGGCCCTCTGAAATTGCTTAAAGAAGAAGGCCGAATGGTGTTCActaggttgatgctaacacatctgtggaggtacaacttgatgccatgATGAAAGAGATAAGGAAGATGACCTTAGCTTCTATACAAAGTTAGAATCACGCAgcatgtgatatatgtggaagaggacaccctactcatgagtgtcaagcctcaactaagGAAGTTAATGATGTgggtaattataacttcaatgcaatgggtcacaAGCACCCCGatgtttcatggagttcacctgggggtacagcaaatgcatggcaacaaaataactctagattTCAAGGAGTTCCTGGTTTTGGGAATCAGCAGAGGCCACAGTTTCAGCCTTAAAAGCCAATTCAGTATGGGTTACTCTGCCAGCTGATactgaaaagaatcccaaagaaacggTAAATGCTATAACCTTGATAAGCgtacaagtgttgaaagatcccactctAATTCACAAAGAAGCTGCGCCTGAAAAATAAAGTGGGAAGAAGCTGAAAATTGAAGATGACATAAAgactaagaagaagaaaggcaagaagagagctgagaaaaagaagaaagacgAGAATTCAAGAAGGGATGAATCTGAAGAGAGCAAGCAAATGCCTGCTTtgccttttccccaaaagctttaTGGAGAGAAGCTATACAA of Nicotiana tomentosiformis chromosome 7, ASM39032v3, whole genome shotgun sequence contains these proteins:
- the LOC138895684 gene encoding uncharacterized protein, whose amino-acid sequence is MAVSLRNGRDLDREQEVSQSRRETTPTTLVILEADESADLTEVVIEQAQVDNGKEKEEKTPRSGQRLIPAPFPQRLAKQKKDYQYRKFMEMLRQIQLNIPLMDALREMPEYAKMMKDLMSQKFDFQDLSIVTLTQTCSAVVTRPMAQKVSDLGSFTILCTIGSYAFAKALCDLEASINLMPLAIYTKTGIGRARPTLMMLQLADRTVKRPTGILDDVLVQVGKFVFPADFVILDCQVDEEIPIILGRSFLATGRALIDCEIGELKMRIGGVCHGSRGSRVLEKGTSVQAPTLRRKSNTTCKTINRGATTVGPETASSSPQVEQLLQVLQKCKTAIGWTMADIKGISPTFCMHNILLQEERKPPRENQRWLNPNMKEVVKKEVIKWLDAGIIFPISNSNWISISPEDREKTSFTCPYGIFSFWRMPFGLCNAPATFQRCMLAIFTDMVEDIMEVFMDDFSVVGDSFEDCLHNLRRVLKICVETNLVLNWEKLAFEELKKRLVTAPIIVAPNWEQSFELMCDASDYAIGAVLWRKKTR